The following coding sequences lie in one Myxococcus xanthus genomic window:
- the opgC gene encoding OpgC domain-containing protein, whose translation MNRRPEFDSLRGILLVLMTLTHLPTRLNTISNQPFGFVSAAEGFVFLSAFLVGVVYTNKIEAADPNVLWRSLWQRALKVYGYHVALLAFAFAVIGTLGMATHRPAIHNLLGFFHEDPVTALWSSLFLLYCPPLLDILPLYVVLLLLTPFILLGARKAGWTRILCLSGLVWLSAQLGLKRALYDLLVFIPVLPWPPLRIELSGAFDLFAWQFLWVLGVWLGVGRATAPEKREVVSPVLLSGALVVSVALLLMRYQVGIFSIDMDLYGALVDKWTLAPVRLVNFLAVALLASWLSPKVFRWLRPRVLEALGRASLPVFSVHLVLCLLSLALLNENEDPLADWEEVVVLVATFTVMLLVACRQAAALRNSHTP comes from the coding sequence ATGAATCGCAGACCCGAGTTCGACAGCCTGCGCGGCATCCTGCTCGTGTTGATGACGCTGACGCACCTGCCGACGCGACTGAACACGATCAGCAACCAGCCTTTCGGATTCGTCTCCGCGGCCGAGGGCTTCGTCTTCCTGTCCGCGTTCCTAGTGGGCGTGGTGTACACCAACAAGATTGAAGCGGCGGATCCGAACGTGCTGTGGCGCAGCCTCTGGCAGCGTGCGCTCAAGGTCTACGGCTACCATGTGGCGCTGCTGGCGTTCGCGTTCGCGGTCATCGGGACGTTGGGCATGGCGACGCACCGTCCCGCCATCCACAACCTGCTGGGCTTCTTCCACGAGGACCCCGTCACCGCGCTGTGGAGCAGCTTGTTCCTGCTCTATTGTCCACCGCTGCTCGACATCCTCCCGCTCTACGTCGTGCTGCTGTTGCTGACCCCCTTCATCCTGCTGGGCGCGCGCAAGGCGGGGTGGACGCGCATCCTGTGTCTGAGCGGGTTGGTGTGGTTGTCGGCGCAGCTGGGCTTGAAGCGCGCGCTCTACGATTTGCTGGTGTTCATCCCGGTGCTGCCGTGGCCACCGCTGCGCATCGAGCTGTCGGGGGCCTTCGACTTATTCGCCTGGCAGTTCCTGTGGGTGCTGGGCGTGTGGCTGGGCGTGGGCCGTGCCACGGCGCCGGAGAAGCGCGAGGTCGTCTCGCCCGTGCTCCTCAGCGGGGCGCTGGTGGTGAGCGTGGCGTTGCTGCTGATGCGCTACCAGGTGGGCATCTTCAGCATCGACATGGACCTGTATGGCGCCCTCGTCGACAAGTGGACCCTGGCGCCCGTGCGGCTGGTGAACTTCCTGGCCGTGGCGCTGCTGGCGAGCTGGCTGAGCCCCAAGGTGTTCCGCTGGCTGCGCCCCCGCGTGCTGGAGGCGCTGGGTCGTGCGTCCCTGCCCGTGTTCTCCGTGCACCTGGTGCTGTGCCTGCTCAGCCTGGCGCTGCTCAATGAGAACGAGGACCCGCTGGCCGACTGGGAAGAGGTCGTCGTGCTGGTGGCCACGTTCACCGTGATGCTGCTGGTGGCGTGCAGACAGGCGGCCGCGCTGCGCAACAGTCACACCCCATAG
- a CDS encoding TolC family protein, producing the protein MWVLLVTLLAAAPARESPPLTFAESQALAAKSALPASLARAVETRRVWDARLPWLAANPTLSVVPGRRAQPEGPGFELTVSVEQPLFLSNLAGAQRDAASAETRALEREAVAALLNRRLEVARAWLTLWSAQQAAATAKQEATLAGALRTSVADALALGGATRLELAEAEGFEAEAQVALLAREAEVTHARLSLAVLVSRQPDAHLVVAEALPEVALPPSSEEARWLARASELPEAEARRLLGVAERARAAEVRAARGWQVTVGAQGVREYYGGLSGLLMVGVTPPMFDAGQRERGALLAAAERLEGEAQEAALRAAAELALAFREREHTAAQLSVVEKSLAPKAEEAARLADVLLRAGQSTLPDVLRARRARAAANIRLALARGEASLAAARLHLLLSALP; encoded by the coding sequence ATGTGGGTCCTTCTCGTCACACTCCTCGCCGCGGCCCCGGCGCGAGAGTCCCCTCCACTCACCTTCGCCGAGTCCCAGGCGCTGGCCGCGAAATCCGCGCTGCCCGCGAGCCTGGCGCGCGCCGTGGAAACGCGGCGTGTGTGGGACGCGCGGTTGCCGTGGCTCGCCGCCAACCCCACGCTCAGCGTGGTGCCGGGGCGGCGCGCCCAGCCCGAGGGCCCAGGCTTCGAGCTGACGGTGTCGGTGGAGCAACCGCTCTTCCTGTCGAACCTGGCGGGGGCCCAGCGCGACGCGGCGAGCGCGGAGACCCGGGCGCTGGAGCGGGAAGCCGTGGCCGCGCTGCTGAACCGCCGGCTGGAGGTGGCGCGGGCCTGGCTGACGCTCTGGTCGGCCCAGCAGGCCGCGGCGACGGCCAAGCAGGAAGCGACGTTGGCGGGTGCGCTGCGCACCTCTGTCGCGGATGCGCTGGCGCTGGGCGGCGCCACCCGGTTGGAGCTGGCCGAAGCGGAAGGGTTCGAGGCCGAGGCCCAGGTGGCGCTCCTGGCTCGCGAGGCGGAGGTGACCCACGCGCGGCTGTCGTTGGCGGTGCTGGTGAGCCGTCAGCCCGATGCGCACCTGGTGGTCGCGGAGGCGCTGCCGGAAGTGGCATTGCCGCCGTCTTCTGAAGAAGCGCGCTGGCTGGCGCGCGCCTCCGAGCTTCCAGAGGCGGAGGCCCGGCGCCTGCTGGGTGTGGCGGAGCGGGCCCGCGCGGCGGAGGTCCGGGCCGCGCGGGGCTGGCAGGTGACGGTGGGCGCGCAGGGCGTGCGTGAGTACTACGGCGGGCTCAGTGGCCTGCTGATGGTGGGTGTGACGCCGCCGATGTTCGACGCGGGTCAGCGCGAGCGTGGCGCGCTCCTCGCCGCCGCTGAACGTCTGGAGGGCGAAGCCCAGGAAGCCGCGCTGCGCGCCGCCGCGGAGCTGGCCCTGGCGTTCCGTGAGCGCGAGCACACCGCAGCGCAGCTCTCCGTCGTCGAGAAGTCCCTGGCGCCCAAGGCCGAAGAGGCCGCGCGACTGGCCGACGTGTTGCTGCGCGCGGGCCAGAGCACGCTGCCTGACGTCCTGCGCGCCCGCCGCGCCCGGGCCGCCGCCAACATCCGGCTCGCGCTCGCCCGTGGCGAAGCCTCGCTCGCCGCCGCGCGGCTCCACCTCCTGCTCTCCGCTCTGCCATGA